The Centroberyx gerrardi isolate f3 chromosome 13, fCenGer3.hap1.cur.20231027, whole genome shotgun sequence genome contains the following window.
tggtaaacagtctggtttccatgACAGATGGGTCCGATGTGGAAAAGAGGCCATACAATgtagaaaaattgaaaaaaagaaaacacaaaatcactgaaataaGTTATAATACATCCTGGTATGTTGTTGTAAAGTCACCTATTAGTAAACAACCTGATATTCcatgacttccccagagaatttatcaaattccctgcctttccctgtctggaatacagaCAACAGAGTTTCTGTTATTATTGCCGccgctgcttcagaattttatgaaatgtcatgaagtcgcaattacacgactctgcagagggcttttaatttgaaacgacggacacaggaagtggcgacacgtggcgacacccggccgaggcgagagggagagagagaaagaagagaaaaagagagagaaaggtagatttaactagctaacgttaagttagatttgcaatgtattctctattgatgttcatggccaactaattattattaatattaatgatatatcgtgaaataatgtCAATTTGCAGTcaaagtgtcactttatttcatattttttaattacctattgatattcactccgaccacCGGCGTACTacgcgcgcaccacccaggtacaacaaaaccctttcccccccgctgctaaaaaaaaaaccctagaggaaacactgcacaACTCTCTGAATTCAATGATATCCAAGAAATTCCATGGCCAGTGGAAAGCCTGAATGATTGaagtaacagacagacaaataaatcTTGAAGAGGGGTTTCAACgaacggagacagacagagatacagaggtagagagaggaggagcgggcACAGGGAAACCagacagaacgagagagagtTGGACAGCGCAccaaataaaaagaagagaaaaaaaaaaaggctgataGGCAAGGttgagaagacagagagagagagagacagagacagagagagagagagagagagagataaatgggTGAAGTTGTTATCCACGCCGTTGTAAAAACCCCATTTGACAATCACCGTTCAAAGCGGCTCCTCTCTCCCAGGAGATGAGCCTCAGCTGTGGTGCTTTACCTTGGGAATGCGAGAGATGATATCAGGGTATTTGCTGGTGTTGTCTTCTTGGTTGCGGCTGAATATTCGCACCTCACCGCTCTCCAGGATGTGGATCTGTAAGGgtaataacaaaaacaacaacaacaacaaaaaaggattttaaagTGGTTTGGTCAATGATCATACCGCAACTGAAACCTCTGATTTTAGGATGAAGCTTGGAAGATGGGAGATGTCAATAATGTATGTAGGAGGAAGATgtggggttttttgttttgaaggtgAACAACTACTACATCTAATtatgggacacacacagacacacagacgatGTGTGTATGGATtcgatggacacacacacacacacacgcttccatGCACACATTTACGCTTATGGTGGTTCATCaaatccatgcacacacacaagcttgtgTATGGTTATCCGTCAAatccaaacaaccacagacacacgTTTCCTTGTCCACTGaatccttacacacacacacacacacacacacacacacacacacacacacagggggagtGCTTAATTGAGCAGTGTACCATGAGTCCCTCTGCTGGATGTTTAAGGTAATGTCCACTgcagtgtggagagagagagaaagagagaggacgtCATAGTGCTCGCTCGCTCCGTCTCCATgtcattttgtctctctctctttctccctctctctctctgtgtcgttctctctctcgttccctctctctctctgtgtcgttctctctctcgttccctctctctctttgcacgtctctccctctcaattcAACTCAGTTCAAAGacactttattggcatgactgtccAAAATTAACAATACTGCTGGAGGGGTTTACATTACAAGCCGCCTCTTGCCGTGTctcttcatgtctctctctctctctacaattCCCTCTCCCCACTGCagtctctcgccctctctctctctgtttctgtcccactctatctctctctctctatgtgtctcGCCCTCGCTCTACATCTCTCACCCTCTATccatgcctctttctctctctctctccctcccccccatatctctctctctctctctctctcatccccaaTGGGAGAGGTAGCTCGCTCTACCTACAGGCCTAGGGCAAAAGCAGCACTACTGTTTATCTTGAAAGaataggcgcacacacacacacacacacacaaattcaagcGGACACGCGAGCAgcgagcagaaaaaaaacaaaaacccacacaACAGCAATACCTCACATACACAATGAACACAGCCAAAAGGTATATGCATACAAAATTCAGCAGGCATATGTTCAGTGCCAAatgcaagaaaaacaaacaattgcACTCCATCGCATCATGGCATACGCACGcctactcactcactcacacacacacatatacacacatacctgCGCTCGCTCCCCATCATATTTGTACTCGCAGGTGAATGCCGCCTCGTCGAATCTCTTCATCACCTCGCCGACGCCCTTGGTGGGATGGGCCAACATCGGTCTCAGCGGTACACCTGGGAAAAGACAAAGAACTGAGGTGAGAATTGGAGAAAGTAAACCGCTAAACGGAGGGTAGCAACAGCGAGACACCAAAGCAACCAACAGAGACGCagtcatgcatttttcatgaaTCATAAATAGTTAAGAAACTAATTGTAAGTTGGCCCAGGAGAAGTTTTCTTCACttgccacttttttttttgcacgtgtgagtgcgtgtggggggaggagggaggggcgccGGCGCCAACAGGCCTCCGGGAAGAGAAAGTGAGGCAGATCTGGGATCCGTTTTGCCTTTTCGCAAAACCCAGAAGCTGTGAAATTAGCTTCGATGACACATTCCCACATGACACAACAGCATCACACCCACAACTGTTTCCGTGACAAACCCATAGTTCAAATTATTTGATTTGTGTTCTCATTTGGCCCCAATCTGAGGGTTCTCTGACTCAGTTCCCCTTGGGGCGCACTGCTAAGTTAAGCTTCAAAAGCAGCACGGAggttaaataatgaaatataccAATAAAAAGCCTCTAATTGTGATTACAGAGCATAGTGCCAATCATGGCAGGAGCTTTTGTCCCCTGGCCACatcagccactttcactatctTACTATATTATCTCTTTCTTAGAATAGAACAGGCCCTCTGAATAATAATTGTGGATCTGCCAAGACAGAAGGTAGACTCATCTAACTGACCAGCCAAAATTTACTAGAATTCAGATGGTGACTGGTATTAATTTCCCAACTTGGTGCCAAGGGTCCTTATCACACATAGCTTGACAACAGCGTAATTGGGAGCTAAATCCTAATTTTAGCAGTACCTTGTATCTTTAAGTGATAAATGATTCAACTAAAATAACTGACTCACCTCCACTGAATGGATCAATAAACACAGACCAATCACCATTTTGAATCGTATAGCATTCCGTGcctcctgattggctggttaCCTGGGGTGAGCTTGCAGTGATTGGGCAGCTGGTCTATGCCCTCCTTCAGCAGAACCGGGATGATGACATCGTAATTGGGCATCTCGCTGGATGGGAGAGTTGGGGGAGCGGGTGGGGAGACGCGACCGCGTGtttggggaaaagaaaaaaaaatcaatatgatCCAAAATTAAAGTCAACAGAATGAGTGAGCCAGGGAATGAGGGGGAATGAGGCAGAGGGCTTAAGGGGGATGAAGCATTGTGGTGGCGCCGATGAGGGACTGCAAAGTGAAATGAGGGCGTTTGTTTAGGCTTCACTTACCAGTAAGTCTGTTTGAGAATGAGACTCTTCTCTTCGATCCAAGCCCTCTTGCTGTCGGCGCTCATCCCCTTCCCTGCGTCGATCACAGCGGGGGGGAAATCTATaggggaaggaaaaagaaaattaatctCAAACAGTTCTGTCTAAGTGTTTGAACATTCATACGACCCAACATTTGCTGGATGAAGGTTCAAAGGCTCCTATTTGACCTGCCTGattaaataatggttaaataaagaaagaaaaaaacgttaagaaaaacatttccagaCCAGACCACAGATCAATGCAAATTTCCCACCAAGCCTCTGGTCTAATTGACTCTTATTAAAGCATACCTCGAGTCGTGAATAAGCCACGAATACTAATAAGTCAGGAATGCATTTATTTCACTCGGTGTCTGTAGTAGTGTGGGTCTGATCAGCGCTGAGAGCAGCGATAGCAGAGGGCGAGGGGCGGATGTCAAAAATTTCCTCCTGGAGGTGTTGTGGAAcgaattcaacaaaacatcagtatGGGGAGGCGCCGGATTAATACGCCCAATGGCATACCTTGTCACCGCTGTTTTAGTTATTCTGTGCATTTGCCCTTTTGTATTTAGCATGTTTTGTAGTGGCATGTTTGCTGGTATACTGGCTTGGTTACCCTGGTTCCCTAACCAGGGTTCAAATCCCATCCTCACCCttcacctgtacacacacacttgtatttaGTATCATGTTTTGATCGAAGacttacttcttagtattggttgtgaagcgctttgtaaccCTGCTTTCGCAACTGCTCTATaagtttcaagtttgtttatttctataggcctttatcacatgcatgtctcagaggactttacagagaatgagcctaattagaacagaataaagaaaccatataaataaaggttgtgATGATTATTATTCTCTGCTCTCACACTTTCCTCCCCCTTTCGTCTAACAGCCTAGCCAGGTTTCTATTTAAATAACATAATTCcttcagatcctgtgtattggtattTCTCGTTCACTCTAccataaaaaaacatcaatttttCAAACCCCAATTTCAAGAGGCAAACTGAGCGAAACCCCCAGCTCTTCCTGAGCCCTGCGTCGGGGCGAGGGTGTGACGACTTTAATATTCTGGGCTACCTTGTCCGGGCGGGGTCAGGCAGACGGCCTGGCTCAGCGCTGCCAGGACGCTCTGCTCGGCCAAGCCTATCCTCAGCTTCCCCGCCAgggacctgtcaatcaaaaccaCAAGGCCAATAGCAGTCAACGTTCACGCCCAAGAGCACCTGATATCCATGACGACGGCTGTATGCttgaacagacaaacagaccTGCGAGTAGAAAGGCGTTGCGATATGTCTTTGTGTATAGACATGcaaatttgtgtgtatgcgtgtgggCACATAAGCAGcagactgtcagtgtgtgtgtgtgtgtgtgtgtgtgtgtgtgtgttattttaccTGACTATGTAGCGGGCCTCCGAGAAGCGGCACGCCACAAAGAGGCCTTTGATGATGTCGATTTTCTTATTCATGGCCTGAGGCGGCCGTGAGGAAATTGAGATTCACAGAGGAAGAGCGAGAAGAGACAGAATGCAGAAAGAGGGAGGTCACCAGCGAGCACACAACTCCATGTTCAACCCAGagttaagaaaaaagaaaaaccaaacGGCAAAAGGAAATAATTTTCTCGAGACATTCCAGCCATCTGACGACTTATTCAAAGGCTGAAAAATTACCCTACTATCTTTCCTCCGCAGTAGACAAATAAACTATCAATTCccttttgaaaacacacacacacacacacattaacattatCTTTCATTTCCCTCCCCGACCCCAATTTTAAGAGGCAAATTGAgtgaaaacattattttcccCAAGTCCGTTTTCCTCTAATGAAAATGTTATTCTGCGGCTCACCGAGTTCCCACTCATGTTGGCAATTTCCTTCAATTTGCCGAACACGCCCCCTGCCGTCAGACTGGCGGGCTGGAACATCATGCGCTGGTTGCTACGGGAACTCTCCGCCACCAGGCCCAAATCCCCTTTCTCCTGCGCCTCTGCCTTGATTTTGTCCAATTGTCGCCCTGGCAACAAGACGGAGACGGTAAATACCAGCCACCTCGCCGGCTGATGAGCATAGAAGGGAAGGGTTGGCAATTAAGCTGGGAATGTGTGCGCAAGTGTTTGGGTGCAAAAGAatgcgtgtgtgagagtgtgagagtgtgagagtgtgcctgtgtgagtgtgtgagtgtgtgagtgtgtgtccattaCCAGTTGCTTGGGCAACAGCTTTCATCAGCACCGTCTCTCCCACCCCCAGCTCCATCCCCAGGTAGGCCGGACCCAGCTGGTTCagacacaggtacacacagcacagcaagTCGTCTGGAGAgggaacacgcacacacacacacacacacacacacaaatgcatacatgtTATTCCATaccacacagatgcatgcacagacacaaataaacagaaacaaacacacagatgcagacaccaacaggaacacacagacagagacacacacacgcgaacACCGACAAAGACaagcacacagatacacacacacaaatactaacGCAGACAcaccccctgacacacacaatcacacaaagacacacacacagataccacCAAAAAACACATCAATACAAACACACCCGATgaacacgaacacacacacacatcaatgaaCTGACTCATCCTCCCACTTTTATGTGCAACCTggcttcatcatcatctccttGATAGAGTGGCTGGCAGCCAGCTGCCTGTGTAGGTACATCAGCATGCATTATGGGAGAGATAAAATACCATTTACctggagagagcagcagcacgGAGCGAAGCAGGTTCGACAGCGTCTCGATGTTCCTCAGCCTAGGAAATGACAACGGGAACGCTTTGAGACAAGGGGGAGACGGAGTTAAACGAATTTTAAAGCCACCCTGTAAATACTTTGCGGTCGGAAATGAGATTTGTCTGGAGGTTTTAATAGGAAGTGGAAGCTGGGGATGTAGACGAAGAGTTCATTTCTGAAACACTGTATATCAATTAGAAGggggcgggcggggggggggcaagTCATTACCCGGAAGTTCGTCATTCATCAGCTTCAATATATAGAAGATGCAGTCTGTAAAAGGTGTTTTAAATTTGACAACCAGAAGACACGTAAGTTACAAACTCATTTAAAACTTATGATCTGGGTTCCCAtcgtggccctgatgtaaaattccatgactttttcatgactttccataacttaAGTCGGtgcgcttccatgacctaaaaattaTATTCCTTCCTTGTTGTTTTTCGGCCCAGAAAAGTTAACCAGACCATTACGTTCCATTACAGTTGggcttgctgtggagaaaaacagctgaaaaccaccagctaatgcattgaatgtgtgaaacaagttgtaaaaaaaaaaaaccattctggtatattcttgtaaagtgacccatttgtaaagtttcctgacttccccagagaatttatcaaattcttTGATTGTCCCAGTATTGAATACACCTTTCTAAATTCCTTGATATTCCAGAAATGCCCAGTGGGAAGCCTGTATATTTTGTCTTAAACTTTTGCTGTATAtcctcattttggaataaaactcctCTTACCTGCCAGAATCCTCTTCGATCTTCTCAAAGGTGCGAGCCACAGCCAAGTACGGCACTCTGGAGAGGTGATGAGCATGTAGTTAGGCGATACATCTACACTGacagatttacattttaggcatttagccgacTCAGCTATCCAGAGCGAGTAGCAGCAATtagtgcaacagcagaacacGCTTCGATTCCTACATCGTCAACATCACATGCAACCAATAGCGAGGAGGTAAAAGGTCAAGAGCTGCAGGGTCCCGACAACAGATGGAGCgaatattcctgtgtccctcCCTACAATGACTTTAACAGAGATGTATCAAGTTGGAGactcaaagaaaacagaaacaactATTATCCACCATATGGTAGGAAAGCAAATACAGTAGGTCCGCTTCACAGAACTAAAATTACCATACGAGAATTTCTCTGTAGAGCCATGTTCAGGTGCACCCTGGGATTTAAACGCTTTGTAAAATTATGAACATTGCAGTCTTCCAAACGAATCTCCAGGTATGCCGGGAAAACAAGTCCTGCTGTATCTGATAACATTCTGGGCATGCTCAGTCAGTCCAGGGTCAAGTGAAATTTGCAAATCATTCTTAGCGTTTATTTTTATCttcttggagtaccagatgggcaCGGTTTGCCACATGGGAGAATATTAAgtccagaaagtttagacaagcACAGTAAAGTATTTCAGTGTTAATTCACTTTTTGGTGATTGACTTTTTACCCAACAGTGTCCGCATgcagtaaactccacccatctggtactccaagcaggttaaaacaaacccAAAGAATTATTTGCACAAAGTATTTGACCCTGGTCTGGGCCCAGTGTGGTCAGCAGGGGTTAGTGTGGCCTTGATGTAAAACTCCATGATTTTTTCAATAACTTTATAGTCAGAGTGCTACCCTGCCCTGAACATTTTATTCCTCCCTCGTTTCTTAATGTTgcttttcagctcagaaaagttaAAAAGGGGTAAAAAGTCTGACTCCCACTGCAGTTGGGCAAAACCACCATTTGGtacaataaatgtgtgaaacaagttggaaaatacacgCTGGTATATTCATTTCATCCTCAACTTCTGGATATTCCCTAACTTCCCcaaaaaaatgcatcaaattcccagactttccctgtctggaatacatcCTATTTCTGTGAATACACCTCTCAatattccatgatattccagaaatgccatgaccagtgggaaacCCGGGTCAGGGTATTTATATTGAGACACTGGGATCACATTTCTGGTTGAGGTGAGAGGTGAACAGGCTGAGTGAAAGGTGGGTTGGGCTTACTTCTGGCCCCGCCCCCAGCAGGCGTGGTCCACAGGGTGGTAGTTGGGCCGGGACGGGTCGTAGTCCGTCTGTCCTGAAGACTTCTCACTGTGgaagaagacaagaagaaatATAATAACTGTGTGGCAGTGGCTGCTGTTTTGGACATTGActgcaagacaaatttctgAGTAAACACACAATAATGCACAATATTATCCCAAGAATGAGACATTTCAAACTGTAAGCAGCGTTGGAGAAGCTACTTGCTGGAAGAAGTTTAATTACAGCAAAGTTAACCTCAAGGGAAATATAGTTTTGTTAACTAAAGTTATTTAGAGAAAGTAGTTCAAACTACTTTGTAAAAAATGATCTTATCTACTTTGCCAATGTTATATAATACAAAATCACACGGctgcaaaaaaaatccactgaTTAGGATGCTGAAAAAATTGctttatttgaaataaagtgcaaggaatttttactttgtttataaTCCCATACTGCAAGAAACTAGAGTCAGACCAAATAATACAATCTAGGTCACAGGAAGAAGTGCAAAGAATGTTAACTTTCTTTTGTGTGTaatgtccctctctcctctccctctcaaaaGAGGCAGCAACAAAaggtacataaataaaaaaggatgaaaaaatgcaattcctATTTCTGGCCAAAAATAGTTGATAGTTGCAGTAGCTAACAAAGCctcaaaatggcaaaaaaaaaaagaagtaattAGCTGCTACTATGAGTTTAATTGCATGTAGTGAAACCAATACTTAATGAATGTAAGACAGCTTTTGAGATACTGGTGTgaaactataataataataataataataggtgtgaaactataataataatcaacTGACAGACAAATGGGTTGTCAGAAAGAGGCGAGCAAATAGACTGCAGGaccagaagaaaacagaaaacatgtaAAACTGGCAAACAGATTCAAGGCAGAAAGATGGTGAAGTAGGAATTAGGCCTATAGAGCACTTACAAATTCACATATTCCTCTAAAGGCACTCTTGTAAGTACGTTACtacaggggtcagaggtcaagggtGGACACAGAGATCGAACCCGTTACCCTCTGGTTACAGGACGGTCTGCAGCCAGCCaagcaggcagagaggcaggctCGGCATCAGGCCCATCAAGCCTGAGCTCTTTTCAACTTCCTCTTGTACTTTGCCTTACCCTTTCTTGTCTTTGCTCTCCTCCGCTGCATTCTTCTCCCCGTCCTTTCTCTTCTCCGCACtcgtctttttctctccctcgttCTTCTCCTCTGGTTTCTCCATCTTCACAGCAGCCTTCCTGGGagctattgaaaaaaaaataaaaggggaGGTGAGGGTGGAGCAGGGTGTGGGGGGGCAACATTTTGCCGTCTTCCCTAACTGATAAAAGCATAGCACATTTAcggacacatttttttttttttttgtgcaagcACAGAGCTATGCAAATTCCTCCTCACCAAAGAAACTGCTGATGGGGGCTTTCTTGGCCGACTGCTTATCTTTCTGCTCTTTTGCTTCTTTCTGCTCTTTTGCCGTTTGACTTTTCgggctctctcttccctctcgcGTGTCCTTTTCAACCGCCTCCTCCTTCGCAGCGGCGGGCCCTTTCTCATCAACGtccaccttcttcttcttcttcgcttcatttttcttttccgcCCCCTCAgctttctttcccttctccacctgctcctcctccttggccttctctccatcctctttcttctcctccttcacctcctccggTCTGTCAGCTTCGGTCACCGCTTTTTCTACCCTTTCTTCCTTCGCTCCCTCCTCCATGGGTTCGTCGGTGTTCCCtacacagggggagagagagagaaaggaagtggAGTCATTGAAGAGATAAATGCCAGTTTATCCACAGAGGGCGACCCAGTTTTGTTGTGAGACCATGTTTGAAGATCGTTTTTCAACATAACAGCATTGTTTGCTAAATGGAGCGGGTTATTTTTTTGAGGTTTTCTTTCCCCGAGAGAGTCAAGTAAGAGAGAAAAGCCTATTGACAGACTTGTAGCACTTGTATCATCGAGTGCCAACAGATAGAGCTTGGTGGTGATACTGGCTGGTGGATGAGGAGGTTGATTTCCAGTCTGGCCCCTATCTCAGTCAAAATGGCCCGGTGGATTC
Protein-coding sequences here:
- the lig1 gene encoding DNA ligase 1 → MQRSIASFFSPKSKDKDIKKKSDEPVKEPVKSPLKVQNGVQEADSPIKKVVKRSRQILDSDDDEAPVVKEQVAAKGQGHKDVPAKKEKDDVFKAVPTPVSPPPAPSTPVTPATPATPASSGTPGTPSTPTSVSPSGIPKRKTARKMFPKRKLDESRSGSESQKEEGGEANEAQGQQNKRPRVESRASSPGNTDEPMEEGAKEERVEKAVTEADRPEEVKEEKKEDGEKAKEEEQVEKGKKAEGAEKKNEAKKKKKVDVDEKGPAAAKEEAVEKDTREGRESPKSQTAKEQKEAKEQKDKQSAKKAPISSFFAPRKAAVKMEKPEEKNEGEKKTSAEKRKDGEKNAAEESKDKKGEKSSGQTDYDPSRPNYHPVDHACWGRGQKVPYLAVARTFEKIEEDSGRLRNIETLSNLLRSVLLLSPDDLLCCVYLCLNQLGPAYLGMELGVGETVLMKAVAQATGRQLDKIKAEAQEKGDLGLVAESSRSNQRMMFQPASLTAGGVFGKLKEIANMSGNSAMNKKIDIIKGLFVACRFSEARYIVRSLAGKLRIGLAEQSVLAALSQAVCLTPPGQDFPPAVIDAGKGMSADSKRAWIEEKSLILKQTYCEMPNYDVIIPVLLKEGIDQLPNHCKLTPGVPLRPMLAHPTKGVGEVMKRFDEAAFTCEYKYDGERAQIHILESGEVRIFSRNQEDNTSKYPDIISRIPKVKKDSVVSCVLDTEAVAWDREKRQIQPFQVLTTRKRKDVDASEIKVQVCVYAFDLLYLNGESLVRQPLCRRRALLKESFSEVEGEFVFARSIDSDNTDAIAEFLEQSVRDSCEGLMVKTLEKDATYEIAKRSHNWLKLKKDYLEGVGDTVDLCVIGAYLGKGKRTGTYGGFLLACYDDENEEFQSVCKIGTGFKDEDLEQHYKFLKEHILPKPRAYYRIDQSAEPDVWLDAVQVWEVKCADLSLSPVYKAAMGMVDSEKGISLRFPRFLRIRDDKKPEDATTGAQIADLYKKQQQIQNQGDKADLEDYY